The following are encoded together in the Prosthecobacter sp. SYSU 5D2 genome:
- a CDS encoding glucosamine-6-phosphate isomerase yields MPRKLSHIAPDWWDYTTLDNDLINDAARLTERDLRQLSRPGFKVVMYDTLEDFYLAEALEYIHAWKQATADNPAGICGPVGPTEQMPLVARLVNDLGISIKDGHFWGMDEWYDPETKKEVSMEHPLSFEKADRELCFDRIQKKLVMPDAQMHFPKADVTEYVKSWHSGVRCIVMQGGQGDIKHWAFNDPLKRTGKWKTEPPSPAEYRKLGTRIVDLHPVTLSQNARTSGGGNITMVPQMAITVGPKETWMAEKVSIWQAGMHDNPLGQRLTALMISKRLADAAVPMSLLADHPNVQFNYFRGGLGSCAVEMH; encoded by the coding sequence ATGCCACGCAAACTCAGCCACATCGCCCCCGACTGGTGGGACTACACCACGCTCGACAATGATCTCATCAATGATGCGGCGCGCCTGACGGAGCGGGACCTGCGCCAGCTTTCCCGCCCTGGGTTCAAGGTGGTGATGTATGATACGCTGGAGGATTTTTACCTGGCGGAAGCGCTGGAATACATCCATGCCTGGAAGCAGGCGACGGCGGACAACCCGGCGGGCATTTGCGGCCCGGTGGGACCGACTGAGCAAATGCCGCTGGTGGCCCGGCTGGTCAATGACCTGGGCATTTCCATCAAGGACGGCCATTTCTGGGGCATGGACGAATGGTATGATCCGGAGACGAAAAAAGAGGTCTCCATGGAGCACCCGCTGTCCTTTGAGAAAGCGGACCGTGAGCTGTGCTTCGACCGAATCCAGAAAAAGCTGGTGATGCCGGATGCGCAGATGCATTTCCCGAAGGCGGATGTGACGGAGTATGTGAAGAGCTGGCACTCCGGCGTGCGCTGCATTGTGATGCAGGGCGGGCAGGGGGACATCAAGCACTGGGCCTTCAACGATCCCCTGAAGCGCACGGGCAAATGGAAGACTGAGCCGCCATCGCCCGCAGAATACCGGAAGCTGGGCACCCGCATCGTGGACCTGCACCCGGTGACGCTTTCCCAAAATGCCCGTACTTCCGGCGGCGGAAACATCACCATGGTGCCGCAGATGGCCATCACCGTGGGGCCAAAGGAAACCTGGATGGCGGAGAAGGTCAGCATCTGGCAGGCCGGTATGCATGACAACCCCCTGGGCCAGCGGCTGACGGCGCTAATGATCTCCAAGAGGCTGGCGGATGCGGCGGTGCCGATGTCCCTGCTGGCGGACCACCCGAATGTGCAGTTCAATTATTTCCGCGGCGGGCTGGGAAGCTGCGCTGTTGAGATGCACTGA
- a CDS encoding PEP-CTERM sorting domain-containing protein codes for MHRSFLGCLIALFATPFAYSATLLQQDAGYFAFEAEDYSTKNNANWSTISTTTGTVTLPDGTNAVGDAIYNSGGGGLTSFVTYDLQFTTDGTYYLYTRYSMYDRTVNDAASYGNEDSFYVARNFGIDDTSGGGADVDWYNQGLSNQGHRPANNASPNPNEGQFFYWDEATLSPVSTVHSYVVSGASEENPLDVTFTIANREAGVAIDRFVFSTTRISLTGGNSPTLDGIASVPEPSRALLSFLALGFLLTRRRR; via the coding sequence ATGCATAGATCCTTCCTGGGCTGCCTGATTGCCCTCTTTGCCACACCTTTTGCCTATTCTGCGACCTTGCTTCAGCAGGACGCAGGCTATTTTGCCTTTGAGGCCGAAGACTATTCGACCAAGAACAACGCCAACTGGTCCACCATCAGCACCACCACCGGCACCGTGACCCTTCCAGACGGCACCAATGCCGTAGGAGACGCCATTTATAACAGCGGCGGCGGCGGGCTCACCTCCTTCGTCACCTATGATCTCCAGTTTACAACGGATGGCACCTATTACCTCTACACGCGCTATTCCATGTATGACCGCACCGTCAATGACGCTGCCAGTTATGGAAACGAAGATTCGTTTTACGTGGCCCGTAATTTTGGAATTGATGACACCTCGGGAGGGGGTGCGGACGTTGACTGGTACAACCAGGGCCTGTCCAACCAGGGCCACCGACCTGCCAACAACGCCAGCCCCAATCCCAATGAAGGCCAGTTTTTCTACTGGGATGAAGCCACCCTCTCACCAGTTTCCACCGTGCACAGCTACGTCGTCTCCGGCGCCAGCGAGGAAAATCCGCTTGATGTCACCTTCACCATTGCCAATCGCGAGGCTGGCGTCGCGATTGACCGCTTTGTCTTCAGCACCACCCGCATCTCCCTCACCGGCGGCAACAGCCCCACGCTCGATGGCATTGCCTCCGTACCGGAACCCTCCCGCGCCCTGCTCTCATTCCTCGCCCTCGGCTTCCTGCTCACCCGCCGCCGCCGTTAG
- a CDS encoding amino acid permease: MSSSRPGVSLLTATAVVVANMIGTGVFTSLGYQVGGLPSGFAIVVLWAVGGLCAFCGALAYGELAAALPRSGGEYHFLSRIFHPAAGFVAGWLSSTVGFAAPIALAAMAFGKYYTGIFPGASALQLSIGVSVAVTLIHLFGIQVAARFQNLATWGKVTLILVFIIAGAILGGDQPISFTPVEGDGALLTSSAFAISLVYVMYSYAGWNAATYIIGEIRDPARNVPKAIALGTGLVTVLYVALNAVFLYAAPISELEGKNEVGHIAADFIFGKLGGNLMSGLICLGLVSSISAMTWVGPRVTMAMGQDLVLLRPFAKKSSRDVPVTALIFQLLIVVTLLLTSTFDSVLNYVQFSIQLCSFATVLGMMILRWTQPDLPRPVRCWGYPLTPLIFLGISLWMLIFVWQERPEESLAGLATIGVGLLIYFVSPKGKMQENES; this comes from the coding sequence ATGTCCTCTTCCCGCCCTGGCGTCTCTCTCCTCACCGCCACTGCTGTAGTCGTGGCCAACATGATTGGCACAGGGGTCTTCACCAGCCTGGGCTATCAGGTGGGAGGGCTGCCTTCAGGATTTGCCATTGTGGTCCTCTGGGCCGTGGGCGGACTCTGCGCCTTTTGCGGTGCTCTGGCCTATGGTGAGCTGGCTGCCGCTCTGCCCCGTTCCGGCGGGGAATACCATTTCCTCTCCCGCATCTTTCATCCTGCCGCAGGTTTTGTCGCGGGCTGGCTGTCTTCCACCGTCGGTTTTGCCGCGCCGATCGCGCTGGCGGCCATGGCCTTTGGCAAATATTACACCGGCATCTTTCCCGGAGCGTCCGCCCTGCAGCTCTCCATCGGCGTCTCCGTGGCGGTCACCCTCATCCATCTTTTCGGTATCCAGGTGGCGGCGCGGTTTCAAAACCTGGCCACCTGGGGCAAGGTCACCCTGATTCTTGTCTTCATCATCGCCGGGGCCATCCTCGGTGGTGATCAGCCTATTTCCTTCACACCGGTGGAGGGGGATGGTGCGCTCCTCACCAGCAGTGCCTTTGCCATCAGCCTAGTTTACGTCATGTACTCCTATGCCGGATGGAATGCTGCCACCTACATCATTGGCGAGATCCGCGACCCGGCCCGCAATGTCCCCAAGGCCATCGCCCTGGGCACCGGCCTGGTCACTGTTCTTTACGTGGCCTTGAATGCCGTTTTCCTGTACGCCGCCCCCATCAGCGAGCTGGAAGGCAAGAATGAGGTGGGCCATATTGCGGCGGATTTTATCTTTGGCAAGCTGGGCGGCAACCTCATGTCCGGCCTCATCTGCCTGGGGCTGGTCTCCAGCATCAGTGCCATGACCTGGGTGGGGCCGCGTGTCACCATGGCCATGGGGCAGGATCTGGTGCTACTTCGTCCGTTTGCGAAAAAATCCTCCCGCGATGTCCCGGTCACCGCCTTAATTTTTCAACTGCTCATCGTGGTGACGCTGCTGCTCACCTCCACCTTTGATTCCGTGCTGAATTACGTCCAGTTCAGCATTCAGCTCTGCTCTTTTGCCACCGTTCTCGGCATGATGATTCTGCGCTGGACGCAGCCTGATCTTCCACGTCCTGTCCGTTGCTGGGGCTACCCTTTGACGCCGCTCATTTTCCTGGGCATCAGCCTGTGGATGCTCATCTTTGTCTGGCAAGAGCGCCCTGAAGAATCCCTCGCCGGTCTGGCCACGATTGGGGTGGGCTTGTTGATTTACTTCGTCTCTCCAAAAGGCAAAATGCAAGAAAACGAAAGTTAG
- a CDS encoding superoxide dismutase has protein sequence MLRRHYEEHHASLLLDLQNTLAAEGMTVGNVVSLMPGMDRVILPQRTDSRMPLGRLASLGQSFQPPQTASNRTVQSIRRAGGGHINHTAFWRFLCPPGKGPKSPNGRVSRAIQEDFGSERMFRQVFKEVAMNRNGSGWAWLTYRQDGCLIASSTSNEDNPLMKDHVPWQNSGRPILALDLWEHSYYEQFKDDREQYIDAWWKLVNWKFVDRAYGIVTAKA, from the coding sequence ATGCTGCGCCGCCATTATGAAGAGCACCATGCCAGCCTGCTCCTTGATTTGCAAAACACTCTTGCAGCAGAAGGCATGACCGTCGGTAATGTCGTCTCTCTGATGCCTGGAATGGACCGGGTCATTCTGCCACAGCGCACGGACTCCCGCATGCCGCTTGGCCGTCTTGCCAGCCTGGGCCAGTCGTTCCAGCCTCCGCAGACTGCCTCCAACAGAACCGTTCAGTCCATCCGCCGTGCAGGCGGCGGTCACATCAATCACACCGCTTTCTGGCGTTTCCTCTGCCCGCCAGGAAAAGGACCCAAAAGCCCCAATGGCCGTGTCAGCCGCGCCATTCAGGAGGATTTTGGCAGTGAGCGCATGTTCCGTCAGGTCTTCAAGGAAGTGGCGATGAATCGCAATGGCTCCGGCTGGGCCTGGCTGACCTACCGGCAGGACGGCTGCCTGATTGCCAGCAGCACGTCAAATGAAGACAATCCTCTGATGAAGGACCATGTGCCCTGGCAGAACAGCGGCCGCCCCATCCTGGCGCTGGACCTCTGGGAGCACAGCTACTACGAGCAGTTCAAAGATGACCGCGAGCAGTACATTGATGCCTGGTGGAAGCTGGTGAACTGGAAATTCGTGGACCGCGCCTACGGCATCGTCACCGCTAAAGCCTGA
- a CDS encoding pyruvate carboxylase — protein MSKKAAAKAPRPAPPASSPPAAKGGIRPIKKLMVANRSEIAIRVMRAATELGLKTVGIYAAEDRFCPHRFKADEAYELNKNKGPLGAYLDIEGIVTLAKEKGVDAIHPGYGFLSENPQFAQACADAGIIFIGPEAKILDMMGDKTAARNVARKVKVPILEGTDDPVSDRKEAVAIAKKIGFPLIIKAAFGGGGRGMRVVREAKDLEKLLDEAQTEALRSFGNGAVFLEKFVGKAKHIEVQILADKHGNVLHLHERDCSVQRRHQKVIEQAPSYGLKQEVIDGLCDAAVKLSKEVNYTHAGTVEFLVDHETGEWFFIEMNPRIQVEHTVTEEITGIDIVRSQILIAQGYQIHQEPLALPPQDQIEKSGFAIQCRITTEDPENGFTPDFGKILTYRSPGGFGVRLDGALGATNAVITPYYDSMLVKMTVYGRTYQQALDRMDRGLREFRIRGVKTNIPFLMNVVHHEDFKTGQATTRFIDNNPDLLKFVARKDRASKLLNYLADTIVNGNPFAKGHKINKAFLGAPIPQWDHKVEPAHGTKQILTEMGPEKFCKDWIAKQKRLLITDTTMRDAHQSLLATRMRTFDMLAVADAVARRTPDLFSLEMWGGATFDVTMRFLREDPWERLRDIREKVPNILLQMLFRGSNAVGYTNYPDNVVKGFIKHAAQNGMDIFRIFDSLNYLPNLTAAMDAVREDTTSICEGTLCYTGDILDPKRDKYDLKYYVRLAKELEKMGAHMLCIKDMAGLVRPYAAKKLVKALKDEVGIPIHFHTHDTSGLNAASIIEAAEAGVDVCDAAIASMSGGTSQPNLNSIVAALQHTPRDTGLDTAALQEFSDYWAAVRAFYKPFDTSEPYGTAEVYLHEMPGGQYTNLKEQAIGMGLGPRWPEIAHAYAEVNQLCGDIVKVTPSSKVVGDLAIECVARGVKPGDIFQLTGTKWSKDVTSMFEGWLGEPFYGMEADKAADSRKKWNSLADAIVGKGGKRIKGRPGTHAAKVKLEDVRAELETKMKKKPSEDDVWSYLMYPDVFLKFAEFRKTYGDISALPTPAYYYGVQQKEEINIELEAGKTLFVRLLNMTEPDANGQQTAIFELNGYPRHTTVTNKALAVNAVSKIKADPADASQVGAPMPGMVASIAVSVGQKVKEGETLVTLEAMKMFAAVSAPKAGTVEEICVKISESVESKDLLVRLGK, from the coding sequence ATGTCCAAAAAAGCCGCCGCCAAAGCCCCTCGCCCCGCGCCTCCTGCCTCGAGTCCTCCTGCCGCCAAGGGCGGCATCCGGCCGATCAAGAAGCTGATGGTGGCGAACCGTTCCGAGATCGCCATCCGCGTGATGCGGGCGGCCACGGAGTTGGGGCTGAAAACGGTGGGCATTTATGCGGCGGAAGACCGGTTTTGCCCGCATCGCTTCAAGGCGGACGAGGCCTATGAGCTGAACAAAAACAAAGGCCCCTTGGGTGCCTATCTGGACATCGAGGGCATCGTCACCCTGGCCAAGGAAAAGGGCGTGGATGCCATCCACCCGGGGTACGGTTTCCTTTCGGAGAACCCCCAGTTCGCCCAGGCCTGCGCGGATGCGGGCATCATCTTCATTGGCCCGGAGGCCAAGATCCTCGACATGATGGGGGACAAAACCGCCGCCCGAAACGTCGCCCGCAAAGTCAAGGTGCCCATCCTGGAAGGCACGGACGACCCGGTCAGCGACCGCAAGGAGGCTGTGGCCATCGCCAAGAAGATTGGCTTCCCGCTCATCATCAAGGCCGCCTTTGGCGGTGGCGGGCGCGGCATGCGGGTGGTGCGTGAAGCCAAGGACCTGGAAAAGCTCCTGGACGAAGCCCAGACGGAAGCCCTGCGTTCCTTCGGCAACGGAGCCGTGTTCCTGGAAAAATTCGTCGGCAAGGCCAAGCACATTGAGGTGCAGATCCTGGCGGACAAGCATGGCAACGTTTTGCATCTGCATGAGCGCGACTGCTCCGTGCAGCGCCGCCACCAGAAGGTCATCGAGCAGGCCCCCAGCTACGGTTTGAAACAGGAGGTCATTGACGGCCTGTGCGATGCCGCTGTGAAACTGTCCAAAGAGGTCAACTACACCCACGCCGGCACCGTCGAGTTCCTCGTGGACCACGAAACTGGCGAATGGTTCTTCATCGAGATGAACCCGCGCATCCAGGTGGAGCATACCGTCACGGAAGAGATCACCGGCATTGACATCGTCCGCAGCCAGATTCTCATCGCCCAGGGTTACCAGATCCATCAGGAGCCGCTGGCCCTGCCACCGCAGGACCAGATCGAAAAAAGCGGCTTCGCCATCCAATGCCGCATCACCACGGAAGATCCTGAAAACGGCTTCACACCCGACTTCGGCAAGATCCTCACCTACCGCAGCCCCGGTGGTTTTGGCGTCCGTCTGGACGGCGCGCTCGGCGCGACGAATGCGGTCATCACTCCCTATTATGACTCCATGCTGGTGAAGATGACGGTCTATGGCCGCACCTATCAGCAAGCGCTGGACCGCATGGACCGTGGCCTGCGTGAGTTCCGCATTCGCGGGGTGAAGACCAACATCCCGTTCCTGATGAACGTGGTGCATCATGAAGACTTCAAGACCGGCCAGGCCACCACACGCTTCATCGATAACAACCCGGACTTGTTGAAGTTTGTCGCCCGCAAGGACCGCGCTTCCAAGCTGCTCAACTACCTTGCGGATACCATCGTCAACGGCAACCCGTTTGCCAAAGGCCACAAGATCAACAAGGCCTTCCTGGGTGCGCCCATCCCTCAGTGGGACCACAAGGTGGAGCCGGCCCATGGCACCAAGCAGATCCTCACCGAGATGGGGCCGGAGAAGTTCTGCAAAGACTGGATCGCCAAGCAGAAGCGCCTGCTCATCACCGACACCACCATGCGCGATGCCCACCAGTCCCTGCTGGCGACCCGCATGCGCACCTTTGACATGCTGGCCGTGGCGGATGCCGTGGCTCGCCGCACGCCTGACCTTTTCTCCCTGGAAATGTGGGGCGGCGCGACCTTCGATGTAACCATGCGCTTCCTCCGCGAAGACCCCTGGGAGCGCCTGCGCGACATCCGCGAAAAGGTGCCTAACATCCTGCTGCAAATGCTTTTCCGTGGCAGCAATGCTGTGGGTTATACCAACTATCCGGACAATGTGGTGAAAGGCTTCATCAAACATGCCGCGCAGAACGGCATGGACATCTTCCGCATCTTCGACAGCCTCAACTACCTGCCCAACCTCACCGCCGCCATGGACGCCGTGCGCGAGGACACGACTTCCATCTGTGAGGGCACTCTTTGTTATACCGGCGACATCCTGGACCCGAAACGCGACAAGTATGATCTCAAGTACTACGTCCGTCTGGCCAAGGAGCTGGAAAAAATGGGCGCGCACATGCTCTGCATCAAGGACATGGCCGGCCTGGTGCGCCCCTATGCCGCCAAGAAACTCGTCAAGGCACTGAAGGACGAAGTGGGCATCCCCATCCACTTTCACACCCATGACACCAGCGGCCTGAACGCCGCCAGTATCATCGAGGCCGCTGAGGCCGGTGTGGATGTATGCGATGCCGCCATCGCCTCCATGTCCGGCGGCACCAGCCAGCCGAACCTGAACTCCATCGTCGCCGCCCTCCAGCACACCCCGCGCGATACAGGCCTCGATACCGCCGCCCTCCAGGAGTTCAGCGACTACTGGGCCGCCGTCCGCGCCTTCTATAAGCCCTTCGATACCAGCGAGCCCTACGGCACCGCCGAGGTCTATCTCCACGAGATGCCCGGCGGCCAATACACCAACCTCAAGGAACAGGCCATCGGCATGGGCCTGGGGCCACGTTGGCCGGAGATCGCCCACGCCTATGCGGAGGTGAACCAGCTCTGCGGTGACATTGTTAAAGTGACCCCTTCTTCCAAAGTCGTCGGCGACCTGGCCATCGAATGCGTAGCCCGTGGCGTGAAGCCTGGCGACATCTTCCAGCTTACCGGCACCAAGTGGAGCAAGGACGTCACCAGCATGTTCGAAGGCTGGCTGGGCGAGCCCTTCTACGGCATGGAGGCTGACAAGGCCGCCGACAGCCGCAAGAAGTGGAACTCCCTGGCCGATGCCATCGTCGGCAAAGGCGGCAAGCGCATCAAAGGCCGCCCCGGCACCCACGCCGCCAAGGTGAAGCTGGAGGACGTGCGCGCCGAGCTGGAAACCAAGATGAAGAAGAAGCCCAGCGAGGACGATGTCTGGAGCTACCTCATGTATCCGGATGTGTTTCTGAAGTTCGCCGAGTTCCGCAAGACCTATGGCGACATCTCCGCCCTGCCCACCCCGGCCTATTATTATGGCGTGCAGCAGAAGGAAGAGATCAACATCGAGCTGGAAGCTGGCAAGACCCTCTTTGTCCGCCTGCTCAACATGACCGAGCCCGATGCCAACGGCCAGCAGACTGCCATCTTTGAGCTCAACGGCTACCCACGCCACACCACGGTCACGAACAAGGCCCTCGCGGTCAATGCCGTCTCCAAGATCAAAGCCGATCCCGCCGATGCCTCCCAGGTCGGAGCCCCGATGCCCGGCATGGTCGCCAGCATCGCCGTCAGCGTCGGCCAGAAGGTGAAGGAGGGCGAGACCCTCGTCACCCTCGAAGCCATGAAGATGTTCGCCGCCGTCTCTGCCCCGAAGGCCGGGACTGTGGAGGAAATCTGCGTGAAGATCAGCGAGAGTGTCGAGAGCAAGGACCTGCTCGTCAGGCTGGGCAAGTAG